From the Clostridia bacterium genome, the window TACGCGTCTGGACGCGACTCTCCCTGTTCCCCTCCTCACCTCCCCACGGTAATCAATCGCGCGAAGGGACTAGCGGTTGGTCCGCGCACAGGCTGGCCTCGACGGCCGAACCGCGAGCACGCTCATGCATCTATCAGCAGAACATGTTGACGCCGGTCTCTTGATCGAACAGATGCATATGGCGGGGATCGATCTTGAGGCCAAGATCCTCGCCTGGGTTCGCAGAATCATCAGGGGTTGTCTCGACCCTCACCATTGAACCGTTGAGTTGAAGCGTGATGATGGCCGTATCTCCTAGGCCTTCAAACGCCAGCACTCTGGCCGTGAGGTCTCCACACGATTGGCCTGCCCTCTCAGACTGCACGTGCATTGGCCTGACTCCAAACACCGCTCGAGATCCGATAGCCCGGGAAGCAGCATCCGCGAGACGCTTATCGGAGATTCTAATTGCGAACCCGCTGCCTTTCAGGGCCACGCCGCTCCCGTCTCGTTCAACATTCACGTCAAGGAGGTTCATGGGCGGCTCCCCAACAAAGTCAGCAACGAAGAGGTTCGCCGGCTTGCTGAAGACCTCTCGGGGAGTTGCGACCTGCTGGAGCACGCCTTTGTTCATGACCGCTATTCTGTCGGCCATTGCCATGGCCTCGATCTGATCGTGGGTGACGAAAATGATGGTGAGCCCCTTCAGCTGATGCAGCCTCTTCAGCTCGCTTCTGAGCTGGCTTCGCTGCTTCGCATCCAGGTGAGACAGGGGTTCATCCATCAGATACACCCGTGCTGGCCTCACCATGGCACGCGCGAACGAAATCCTCTGCTGCTGCCCGCCACTTAGGTTCCGTGGCAGGCTTGTCAGGGCATCGGAGATGCTCAGCATGTCGGTGATTTCCCGCACATGCTTGTCGACTTCTGAATTCGACATCCCGCGGATTCTCAGCGGGAAGGCGATGTTCTCGTATGCTGTAAGGTGAGGGTAGAGCGCGTACGACTCGAACGCCATGGCGATATCTCGATGCCTTGGCTCGAGATCGTTCACAACCTCCCCATCGATTGTGATGACGCCCTGGGTCGCCTTCTCCAAGCCTGCGATCATACGGAGCGTCGAGCTCTTGCCGCACCCTGACGGGCCGAGGAGCGCCAGAAACTCGCCCTCGTTGCATGTGAGGTTGAGATCCTTGACCGCCTCGACGTTTCCGTAGTGCTTCCACACATTCCGAAGAACCACAGTTCCCATAGACAACTCTCCCTTGCGGCAACAGTCGTCGGCTAGATGATCCTGAGGCCCGACGCCGCGTCGAAAACATGGAGCCTATCCTGGGCCAGCTCAATCCATACGACATCCCCGATATTGGCGGTGTATTCATCGGAGACCCTGATCTTCCATAGACTCCCGCCGATCTTGACGGTGAGCACCGCAACTCCGCCGAGGGGTTCCAGAACGTACACCTCTGCCCTGAAGCCTCGGCCCTTCGCCGGCTCGTTTGTCACTCTTATGTCGCCTGGGCGTATGCCGATATGCACCTCTCCAGAGTTCGGCATGCGGCCAATGGCTGGCAGAATCGACTCTGGCACAGGCATCGAGAACCACTGCGAATCGAAGTGGACGCCGCCATCCTTGTGAACCAGAGAACACGGCAGCAGGTTCATGGGAGGTTCGCCGATCAAATCGGCAACTCTCTCGTTCGCCGGTTCATAGTAGATCTGCGACGGAGTTCCGACCTGCTGGACCTCGCCCTTCATCAGCACCAGCATTCTGTCGGCGAGGGCCATGGCCTCGCGGAAGTCGTGCGTCACATACAGCGTCGACGTTCCCAACTCACTGTGCATCCTGCGGAGTTCACGCCTCATCTCGTGACGCAGCTTGGCGTCGAGGTGAGTGAGGGGTTCATCCATCAGGTACACGTCGGCTTGCTTGATTAGGGCTCGTCCGAACGACACTCTCTGCTGTTGACCGCCGCTGAGGTTCGCGGGTTTCCTATCGAGATACTGATCGATCTGGAGCATACCAGCTACCTGCTTCACTCGCTTGTCCAGCTCAGCCTGTGGCACGCGAGCGGCTCTGAGGGGCGATGCGATGTTCTCGTACACAGTCGCCTGAGGATAGAGAGCGTAATTCTCGAACACCATAGCCACGCGCCTCTGGCGCGGTTCGAGCTGGTTCACTTCCCTGCCACCGATGAAGACCTGTCCGGCTGTGATCTTCTCAAGCCCGGCGATCATCTTCAGTGTGGTCGTCTTCCCAGCCCCCGATGGACCTAGGATCACTACGAACTCTCCGTCCTTGCAGTCAAGGCTCAGATTCTTGACCGCTTCCAGCTGACCGTATTTCTTGCTCACATTCTTGAGGACGACCTCAGCCATCAATCCCAACTCCTATCAGAGCATCTCCTCAAGGGACCAACTGCGCTGTCCGATGTGTTGCCGTGGGGCATGGGCATCAGAGAGCGATCTTGAATGTAACGCCGAGCTTCTCAGAGAAATTGAACATGTCGATATCTTCCGCCGGAGTTCCCCTGCGGAGTGCTAGGACAAGGTTGATCCTGTCTGCGAGCGGGAACGGCGCCCAGTGCCACACACCGACATTCAGATTCACTCCGAACGATCCATCGATGATGAAGGCCACGACTTTGGAAGGATCGGGCATGGCAGACGGATCAGCAGGGTCGCATGCTGGAGCGAGAGCGAAGATGAAGGCCTTGTTCTCCAGCGGGATGAACGCCTCATCGCTGTGGACGTGCCGCTCCATCTCGCAGAAATCGAACGGGCGGAACATCGTGGTCAGGAACCCCAGCTCGGGCTGACATTTCCCGTGGTTGAGGTTCGCCACTTCGTCCCAGTAGTTGAGCACCCCGGGAATGTCGACAGACGGCGCCACACGCGGGGCCTTCAGTATGGCGCCGAAGGGTTTGAAGTTCTCTGGGGTAGGCTTGAACACCGGTACGATGATCTCCTTGGTCGCCATGACACTGCACCTCCAGAACGTAATTGTCGCACGCTAGGAGCCTACAATGTTCCTGCACGAGTTGCGTATCTTGAGCTTCGTAGGCAGAACCACCTTACGCACAGCGCTCTGATCGCGCTTCTCAACACGTGAGAGCAGCAGGTCCGCAGCTATTCGTCCCATGTCGCACGTGGGCCTATCCACAACAGTTATTGCGGGGGTAAGGTTCGCAGCAAGGGGAAAATCA encodes:
- a CDS encoding ureidoglycolate lyase, which gives rise to MATKEIIVPVFKPTPENFKPFGAILKAPRVAPSVDIPGVLNYWDEVANLNHGKCQPELGFLTTMFRPFDFCEMERHVHSDEAFIPLENKAFIFALAPACDPADPSAMPDPSKVVAFIIDGSFGVNLNVGVWHWAPFPLADRINLVLALRRGTPAEDIDMFNFSEKLGVTFKIAL
- a CDS encoding ABC transporter ATP-binding protein, encoding MGTVVLRNVWKHYGNVEAVKDLNLTCNEGEFLALLGPSGCGKSSTLRMIAGLEKATQGVITIDGEVVNDLEPRHRDIAMAFESYALYPHLTAYENIAFPLRIRGMSNSEVDKHVREITDMLSISDALTSLPRNLSGGQQQRISFARAMVRPARVYLMDEPLSHLDAKQRSQLRSELKRLHQLKGLTIIFVTHDQIEAMAMADRIAVMNKGVLQQVATPREVFSKPANLFVADFVGEPPMNLLDVNVERDGSGVALKGSGFAIRISDKRLADAASRAIGSRAVFGVRPMHVQSERAGQSCGDLTARVLAFEGLGDTAIITLQLNGSMVRVETTPDDSANPGEDLGLKIDPRHMHLFDQETGVNMFC
- a CDS encoding ABC transporter ATP-binding protein gives rise to the protein MAEVVLKNVSKKYGQLEAVKNLSLDCKDGEFVVILGPSGAGKTTTLKMIAGLEKITAGQVFIGGREVNQLEPRQRRVAMVFENYALYPQATVYENIASPLRAARVPQAELDKRVKQVAGMLQIDQYLDRKPANLSGGQQQRVSFGRALIKQADVYLMDEPLTHLDAKLRHEMRRELRRMHSELGTSTLYVTHDFREAMALADRMLVLMKGEVQQVGTPSQIYYEPANERVADLIGEPPMNLLPCSLVHKDGGVHFDSQWFSMPVPESILPAIGRMPNSGEVHIGIRPGDIRVTNEPAKGRGFRAEVYVLEPLGGVAVLTVKIGGSLWKIRVSDEYTANIGDVVWIELAQDRLHVFDAASGLRII